Part of the Caldibacillus debilis DSM 16016 genome, ACTGGCCGCAGCCAGTCTGCTCCTGATCATCCTTTCCCCTTGCCGGGCGGAGTTCTTTCATCTGGAATTCACCCTTTCGCTGCCGTTGATTTTGTTCTTCTGTTACGGCCATTATGGCAAGATGGGCGTGTGGGAGCTTGCCAACCAGGCGGTGCGGATCTTAATCGTGACCGTCGCCCATGCCGGCTATCTGCTCATGGTTTTGAGCGAACCGGTTTTGTTGATCGTCCATCCGGCGATATGGAAAACGGCCCTTTTTTTCCTGCTCGGACAATTGGCCTTTTCCCGTTTTTCCGACCGGCTTTACGGCACCTTGACCGGTTTTGTCCACGGGCAGATCCTTTATGCCCTGCTGCTGGAAAAATACGGGATCCGGGTGCCCCTGGATGCCTTCTTCCTGGATGAAACGGCCGTGTTGTTCGCCGTCCTCCAAGGATGGAACGGTCTTGCCAGGCTGTTTGCCCAATTCGGCGGAAAAAGCGTGCCTGCAGGAAAGGAGCGGCCTTTTTCATGAGCGAATATTTTTATCCGTCCCTGTTCGGCATTTCCGCCGGCGTATTGGCGAGGATCCTGATGCTCCGGACCGATTACCGGCAATACCCGACCTATTTGCACGGGAAAATCATCCATATCGCCCTCGGCTTCATCGCCGCCTCGTTGGGAACGATCGCCGTTCCCGCCCTGTTGGAGCAGCAATATACGGCGATCACCTTTTTGACGCTGGCCGCTTCCCAATTCCGGGAAGTGCGGAATATGGAAAGGAATACGTTGACCCAATTGGATGCCTATGAGCTGGTGCCGAGGGGCAGCACTTATATCGAAGGGATTGCCATCGCCTTTGAGAGCAGGAATTATTTGGTCATCTTCACGTCCGTACTCACCACTTTAGCTTCGATCCTGTTTTCCTTTTGGGCCGGCGCCGTTGTCGCCCTGCTTTGCATGATCGCCGCGAGGGTGCTGATGGCGGGGGGAAAACTGGGGGATATTTGCGAGGTCCGCCACGTCCCGCCCCGTTTTGAAGGGGAAGGGCTGTACATCGACGATATTTATATCATGAACATCGGCCTGCCGGAAAGAAGGGAAGAAATTTTGCGGTACGGGACGGGCTTCCTTTTGCTTCCGAAAAATTTCAATGCCCGGACCACCATCGCCAATCTGGGCCAGCGCCAGGCGATTTTGCACGATGTTTCCACGGCCCTTGGCGTCCACCGGGATTCCGGCACCCCCGCACTGGTCCCTTTGGCCAAGCGGGATCAGAATGACGGGAGGGTGGCCGTGTTCATTCTTCCCCAGGAGAAAAACGTGGAAAAGGCCTTGGAGATCATCCGGCGGGTGCCGACTTTGGAAAACGCCATCCGGATGCCGGCGAAGCGGTTGAGGATGTAGGAGGCTGATCGTTTTGGGAACAACCTTTGAAAAAATGATCTTGGCCGTGGTGACCACCAACCCGAAAAAAGCCCCTTCGGGCATTTGCGTGTTCCACTGCGACGATGAAGAGGAAATGTTCGATATCGCCGCCAAACTGGAAGCGATCACGGACGGGATCGCCCACCGGTTGCGGAACGATTTGATGATCCTTGTCAGGCACGGATAGCCGAAAGGGGAAGGAAGGGGTTCGGTCCTTGGCGGGAAAATCCCGCTTGCCGCCCGCAAGAAACCGCATCCCGCGATCGGGGCAACGGCGGCCTTCCTTTTCCGCCGCCGGCGCTGACCGGAAAAAGGGGAACAAAACCGATGCCGGACCTTCCCCGCCGTGGCGGACAAACCGCAACCCGTAAGCCATTTCCTTCCCCCGCGGCCGGTCCGCCATCGGATCCGGCCGGTTCATCTTGGCCAAGGATGGTCCGGCGCCGCATGATGCCGTCGATCACGGGAAAGCGTTTGTTTTCCCTTTCAACGGATGCCTCATCCGTCCCCCGCCGCAAAACCTTCCCGCACATGAAATCTCCGTTACCGGCCGGCGTCGCCTAATCCATGTTCAGCCGATCCCTGAAGGGTCGGCCATCGGGAGGCAAGCGGGCCGAGGCGGTTCACCGCCGGCGCCTGATCCGGCTTTTCCCCTTTCATTTTCCCGATGAAATGAAGCCGTTCGCAAGGGGCCGCCTTCGGACGGTCAAAACCCTTCGGGATCTTTTTCCGCAAAAACTTTCAGCTGCAAAAAATTTTTGTCAACCGGACCCGTCTTTGTTACAATGAATAAAGATTGACCGAGGATCTAAGAAAGGGTTTGCCCCCGAAGGCATCCCCGCGGAGGAAAATAAGAACGATCCCTTGATATATCATGTTTCGGCGCGGAACGGGGCGGCCGCAGGCCGGCGAAACTTGCGGAACGGCCCCTTTGCACAGGATCTGACAACGAGGAAAAAAGAGAGAAAAGAGGTGATCGAGTTGTCTTTGCCGACGGTTGCCATTGTAGGCAGGCCGAATGTGGGAAAATCCACCATCTTTAACCGGATCGTCGGGGAAAGATTGGCCATTGTCGAGGATGTCCCCGGCGTGACCCGGGACAGGCTGTACGGAAAAGGAGAATGGCTGAACTTCGAATTCAATGTCATCGATACGGGAGGAATCGAGATCGGCGATGAGCCGCTCTTGGAACAAGTGCGTCAGCAGGCGCAGATCGCCATCGACGAGGCGGATGTGATCATTTTCGTCGTCAACGGCCGGGAAGGGCTCACCCCCGCCGACCAGGAAGTGGCCAATTATTTGTACCGGACGAACAAACCGGTCGTCGTGGCGGTGAATAAAATCGACAATGCGGAGATGCGGCAGCATCTCTACGAATTCTATTCCCTCGGGCTGGGGGAGCCGGTTGCGGTATCCGGCGTCCACGGCACCGGATTCGGCGATCTTTTGGATGAGACGGTGAAATGGTTTCCGAAAGACGGCCAAACGGAATATGACGATGATGTCATCAAATTTTGCTTCATCGGCCGCCCGAACGTCGGAAAATCCTCCCTGGTCAATGCCATCCTCGGGGAGGAAAGGGTCATCGTCAGCGAAATCGCCGGCACGACCCGGGATGCCATAGACACCCCCTATACCTTTGAAGGACAAAAATTTGTTATCATAGATACAGCGGGCATGCGGAAAAAAGGAAGGATCTATGAAAAAACGGAGAAATATGCCGTTCTGCGGGCTTTGCGGGCGATTGATAGATCCGATGTGGCCGTCGTCGTTTTGAACGCGGAGGAAGGCATTACCGAGCAGGACAAGAAGATCGCCGGATATGCCCACGAAGCGGGAAAGGGGATCATCATCGCCGTCAACAAATGGGACGCCATCGAGAAAGATGATAAAACGATGAACGTCTTCGAAAAGGAGATCCGCAGCCGTTTTACTTTCTTGGATTATGCGCCTGCCGTTTTTATTAGCG contains:
- a CDS encoding YIEGIA family protein — encoded protein: MSEYFYPSLFGISAGVLARILMLRTDYRQYPTYLHGKIIHIALGFIAASLGTIAVPALLEQQYTAITFLTLAASQFREVRNMERNTLTQLDAYELVPRGSTYIEGIAIAFESRNYLVIFTSVLTTLASILFSFWAGAVVALLCMIAARVLMAGGKLGDICEVRHVPPRFEGEGLYIDDIYIMNIGLPERREEILRYGTGFLLLPKNFNARTTIANLGQRQAILHDVSTALGVHRDSGTPALVPLAKRDQNDGRVAVFILPQEKNVEKALEIIRRVPTLENAIRMPAKRLRM
- a CDS encoding capping complex subunit for YIEGIA; this encodes MGTTFEKMILAVVTTNPKKAPSGICVFHCDDEEEMFDIAAKLEAITDGIAHRLRNDLMILVRHG
- the der gene encoding ribosome biogenesis GTPase Der; protein product: MSLPTVAIVGRPNVGKSTIFNRIVGERLAIVEDVPGVTRDRLYGKGEWLNFEFNVIDTGGIEIGDEPLLEQVRQQAQIAIDEADVIIFVVNGREGLTPADQEVANYLYRTNKPVVVAVNKIDNAEMRQHLYEFYSLGLGEPVAVSGVHGTGFGDLLDETVKWFPKDGQTEYDDDVIKFCFIGRPNVGKSSLVNAILGEERVIVSEIAGTTRDAIDTPYTFEGQKFVIIDTAGMRKKGRIYEKTEKYAVLRALRAIDRSDVAVVVLNAEEGITEQDKKIAGYAHEAGKGIIIAVNKWDAIEKDDKTMNVFEKEIRSRFTFLDYAPAVFISAKTKQRVRTLIPLIRTVSENHAMRIRTNVLNEVVADATALNPPPGDAKGRLKILYATQVAVKPPTFVLFMNRPELFHFSYERYLENKIREAFGFVGTPIKIIARERK
- a CDS encoding YphA family membrane protein, which translates into the protein MPGFLFYWIAWSVWIIATFLLDKDHPSRGRLAAASLLLIILSPCRAEFFHLEFTLSLPLILFFCYGHYGKMGVWELANQAVRILIVTVAHAGYLLMVLSEPVLLIVHPAIWKTALFFLLGQLAFSRFSDRLYGTLTGFVHGQILYALLLEKYGIRVPLDAFFLDETAVLFAVLQGWNGLARLFAQFGGKSVPAGKERPFS